tttataccatatatatatatatatatatatatatatgtatatatatatatatacttttgtaatattatatatatgtatatatacatatattttaatagaatttttttaatttttcgTCATGTTCTTgaaaattctttttttttttttttcttttttaaaatatggtttttaaataaaaaataaaggagtcacataaatataagaatttttgtaaatgctcaaaaatattcatacgcataaatattaacatatatatatatatatatatatatatatatacatatgtgtataattttttgaaaaaaaaaaaaaaaaaaaaaaattatttctctctatttattatatatatatataatatatatataatatgctTTACTTTTAATGTATAACGTTTcattatatgttatttttttgatttatatatattttaaatgcttaatcatcattatcatcattatttcCATCGTCATCACCATCTAAATCATCATCTTTATCATCGTCATCATCATCTTTATCgtcatcatcatcttcatcatcatcatcgTCATCATCATCGTCGTCAAATTCTTCATCAAAATCGTCATCAAATTCATCAAATTCTTCTAAGCccaaataatatgataatgGGTTATGCCATATTTCTCTTCTTATCAATTCTCCTACATCTGGTTTATCTTGTAATTCATCGGTTGTAAACCATTCAAAGATAGACCATTTAGGAATTTCATTATCTAAGTCGGATCTATTATGTGTTACAGCTGCTATTGGattttttccttctttCCATTTAATACGTGTACATTCAACAACTTTTTCTTGATTATTATCAAATGTTACATGTTTTACTAAAGTCAATGGTTCCATAAATTCTTTAGCCTTCTCAccaaatataaatgttattttatatgaaccgttattatccatattatCCTTTAAATCTAATTTTACCAAGtgatttaatatatcaatatCTTCTGGTACTATATCACTTAATGCTGGATGCTTCCTTAATGTATTAGCCCAAAAACCTGGAACTTTCTGAATAATCTCATCTCTTTTTTCAAACAAGggttttttcttttcatcaTATTGTTTCTGGATGTTCATTTGTTCATGGGCACATTTTATATCTAGCTGTTCAATATCTTTTTGGActattacaaaaaaaaaaaaaaaaaaaaaaaaaaaataaatataaaaaaataaataaaaaaaaaaaaaaaaaaaaaaaaaaaaataaatataaataaataaataaataaataaataaatataaataaataaataaataaatacataaat
Above is a genomic segment from Plasmodium reichenowi strain SY57 chromosome 9, whole genome shotgun sequence containing:
- a CDS encoding nucleosome assembly protein → MKRDRSENSVENTDPKHTKIENDDPLMPFMQDFEDIQKDIEQLDIKCAHEQMNIQKQYDEKKKPLFEKRDEIIQKVPGFWANTLRKHPALSDIVPEDIDILNHLVKLDLKDNMDNNGSYKITFIFGEKAKEFMEPLTLVKHVTFDNNQEKVVECTRIKWKEGKNPIAAVTHNRSDLDNEIPKWSIFEWFTTDELQDKPDVGELIRREIWHNPLSYYLGLEEFDEFDDDFDEEFDDDDDDDDDDEDDDDDKDDDDDDKDDDLDGDDDGNNDDNDD